The following are encoded together in the Populus trichocarpa isolate Nisqually-1 chromosome 5, P.trichocarpa_v4.1, whole genome shotgun sequence genome:
- the LOC18109161 gene encoding receptor-like protein 1 isoform X4 has protein sequence MMMKKMWVWMLLTLLTYGRCYGCLEEERIGLLEIKALINPNSIFGHLGDWTANKEDIANCCDWSMIECDSTTRRVIHLSLAGARDFRLGDWVLNASLFLPFKELQSLDLNKNRLVGCSENQGFEVLSSKLRKLNALDLSGNRFSNNFISCFNGLSSLRSLDLSSNLLKGSADFYGFKVLSSRLKKLESLRLKMNGYNDSIFSTLTGFSSLKSLDLSYNQLTGSAGFNAFQLQPMRLGKLENLYLSRNQLNSNISSILSGLLSLKSLDLSYNMLRGSSINGFDALPSKLRELESLDLSYNRFNDSDLSYLCEFPSLKSLNLSGNMFLGSTTINGLRKLEVLSLNELTISGSTLLQSLGALPSLKTLSLKETNLSGTSISQGSFFNSTTLEELILDGSSFPTNYLQNIGAFSALKILSFSGCDLNSTLPAKDWCELKNLEQLDISWNNLKGSLPDCFRNLTSLQLLDVSGNRFVGNIASGPLTNLKSLEFLSLSNNHFEVPLSFNSFMNHSKLKFFICDHNTLIGDKAGFQNFIPKFQLMFFSLSSRTSKALNADIPNFLYSQYDLRILDLSQNNFNGMFPSWLLKNNTRLEQLYLRENSFVGPLILQNQPNPYMNVIDISNNNIHGQIPRNMCLVLPNVSKLRMHMNGLIGSLPSCFGNMSSLEYMDLSDNQLSRVKLEQLKSSWFVKLSNNNLGEQLPPSIFNSSAFLYLYLDGNNFTGQISGFPPPNWIRLSALDISNNQLSGMLPTWMGNFSYLQAIDLSRNHFEGPIPRDFCDLGNLKYLDMSENYLFGSVPSCFSPSTIKHIHLSKNQLSGPLTNAFYNSSSLVTLDLNYNNFMGPISNWFGNLSVLSVLLLKANHFADRELGSFLQQLEWWNPSRTCCPQQSSSFQCGTQ, from the exons atgatgatgaaaaaaatgtgGGTTTGGATGTTGCTAACATTATTGACCTATGGTCGTTGTTATGGGTGTTTGGAGGAGGAGAGGATTGGTCTCTTGGAGATCAAGGCTTTGATCAATCCAAACAGCATCTTCGGGCATTTGGGCGACTGGACAGCCAATAAAGAGGATATTGCTAATTGTTGTGATTGGTCTATGATTGAGTGTGATTCCACTACAAGGCGTGTGATCCATCTCTCTCTCGCGGGTGCAAGGGATTTCCGCTTGGGGGACTGGGTTCTCAACGCATCTTTGTTTCTGCCTTTTAAAGAACTGCAAAGTCTTGATTTGAACAAAAATAGATTAGTTGGTTGCTCTGAGAATCAAG GCTTCGAAGTCCTATCATCTAAGCTAAGGAAACTGAATGCCCTTGACCTCAGTGGTAATCGTTTtagtaataattttatatcatgTTTCAATGGGCTTTCATCTCTCAGGTCTTTGGATCTGTCCAGCAATCTGCTGAAAGGATCAGCTGACTTCTATG GTTTCAAAGTCTTGTCATCAAGGTTAAAAAAACTAGAGAGCCTTCGCCTAAAGATGAATGGATACAATGATAGCATTTTTTCAACTCTAACTGGATTTTCATCTCTCAAGTCTTTGGATCTATCATACAATCAGTTGACAGGATCAGCTGGCTTCAATG CTTTTCAACTCCAACCGATGAGGCTGGGGAAACTAGAGAACCTTTACTTGAGTCGCAATCAACTGAACAGCAACATCTCATCAATTCTAAGTGGGCTTTTATCCCTCAAGTCTTTGGATCTATCATATAATATGCTGAGAGGATCAAGTATCAATG GTTTTGACGCCCTACCATCAAAATTGAGGGAACTAGAGAGCCTTGACTTAAGCTATAATAGATTCAACGACAGCGATTTATCTTATTTGTGTGAATTTCCATCCCTCAAGTCTCTAAATCTATCAGGCAATATGTTCTTAGGATCAACGACTATCAATG GTTTAAGGAAGTTGGAGGTCCTTAGTCTGAACGAGCTCACCATTAGTGGAAGTACTTTGCTGCAGTCATTGGGAGCATTGCCATCCCTAAAGACCCTTTCTCTTAAGGAAACTAATTTAAGCGGGACGTCAATAAGTCAAG ggagttttttcaattcaaccacCCTTGAAGAGTTGATACTCGACGGCAGTTCTTTCCCCACAAACTATCTTCAGAATATTGGAGCATTTTCAGCGCTTAAAATTCTGTCTTTTAGTGGTTGTGATCTCAATAGCACCTTACCAGCAAAAG ATTGGTGTGAATTGAAGAATCTAGAGCAGTTAGATATCTCTTGGAATAATCTAAAGGGTTCACTCCCAGATTGTTTTAGAAACTTGACATCTCTACAACTATTAGATGTTTCTGGGAATCGATTTGTTGGAAATATTGCCTCCGGTCCTCTTACCAATCTCAAATCCCTTGAATTCCTCTCATTATCAAATAACCACTTTGAAGTCCCACTTTCATTTAATTCCTTCATGAACCACTCAAAACTCAAGTTCTTCATATGTGACCACAACACACTAATAGGAGACAAAGCTGGCTTTCAGAATTTCATTCCGAAGTTCCAACTGATGTTTTTCAGCTTGTCAAGTAGAACATCTAAAGCACTCAATGCAGATATTCCCAACTTTCTCTATAGCCAATATGACTTGAGAATCCTTGATCTCTCCCAAAACAATTTCAATGGAATGTTCCCATCGTGGTTACTTAAGAACAACACGAGGTTAGAACAACTATACTTGAGGGAGAACTCTTTTGTTGGTCCTTTGATATTGCAGAACCAGCCAAATCCTTATATGAATGTCATAGATATATCAAACAACAACATACATGGTCAAATTCCAAGAAATATGTGTTTGGTTCTTCCAAATGTGTCAAAATTAAGGATGCATATGAATGGACTGATAGGTTCCCTTCCTTCTTGTTTTGGAAACATGAGCTCTCTAGAATATATGGATTTATCTGACAATCAGTTGTCTAGAGTAAAACTAGAGCAGTTGAAGAGTTCATGGTTTGTCAAGCTATCAAACAACAATTTGGGTGAGCAGCTACCTCCTTCAATCTTCAACTCATCTGCTTTCCTATATCTATACCTTGACGGCAACAACTTTACGGGGCAGATATCAGGTTTTCCACCTCCTAATTGGATACGTTTGAGTGCATTGGATATCAGTAACAATCAATTATCAGGCATGCTTCCAACGTGGATGGGCAATTTTTCATATCTCCAAGCAATTGATTTGTCTAGAAATCATTTTGAGGGTCCAATTCCTAGAGATTTCTGCGACCTTGGCAACCTTAAATATTTGGACATGTCTGAGAACTATTTGTTTGGTTCTGTACCATCTTGCTTCAGCCCATCAACAATAAAACATATCCATCTATCCAAAAATCAATTGAGCGGTCCATTAACAAATGCATTTTATAACAGCTCTTCCTTGGTCACGTTGGATCTCAATTACAACAACTTCATGGGCCCAATTTCAAATTGGTTTGGCAATCTTTCGGTCTTGAGTGTTCTTCTTCTGAAAGCTAATCATTTTGCTG ATAGAGAGCTTGGATCTTTCTTACAACAACTTGAATGGTGGAATCCCTCCAGAACTTGCTGTCCTCAACAATCTAGCAGTTTTCAGTGTGGCACACAATAA
- the LOC18109161 gene encoding receptor-like protein 1 isoform X5 — MMMKKMWVWMLLTLLTYGRCYGCLEEERIGLLEIKALINPNSIFGHLGDWTANKEDIANCCDWSMIECDSTTRRVIHLSLAGARDFRLGDWVLNASLFLPFKELQSLDLNKNRLVGCSENQGFEVLSSKLRKLNALDLSGNRFSNNFISCFNGLSSLRSLDLSSNLLKGSADFYGFKVLSSRLKKLESLRLKMNGYNDSIFSTLTGFSSLKSLDLSYNQLTGSAGFNAFQLQPMRLGKLENLYLSRNQLNSNISSILSGLLSLKSLDLSYNMLRGSSINGFDALPSKLRELESLDLSYNRFNDSDLSYLCEFPSLKSLNLSGNMFLGSTTINGLRKLEVLSLNELTISGSTLLQSLGALPSLKTLSLKETNLSGTSISQGSFFNSTTLEELILDGSSFPTNYLQNIGAFSALKILSFSGCDLNSTLPAKDWCELKNLEQLDISWNNLKGSLPDCFRNLTSLQLLDVSGNRFVGNIASGPLTNLKSLEFLSLSNNHFEVPLSFNSFMNHSKLKFFICDHNTLIGDKAGFQNFIPKFQLMFFSLSSRTSKALNADIPNFLYSQYDLRILDLSQNNFNGMFPSWLLKNNTRLEQLYLRENSFVGPLILQNQPNPYMNVIDISNNNIHGQIPRNMCLVLPNVSKLRMHMNGLIGSLPSCFGNMSSLEYMDLSDNQLSRVKLEQLKSSWFVKLSNNNLGEQLPPSIFNSSAFLYLYLDGNNFTGQISGFPPPNWIRLSALDISNNQLSGMLPTWMGNFSYLQAIDLSRNHFEGPIPRDFCDLGNLKYLDMSENYLFGSVPSCFSPSTIKHIHLSKNQLSGPLTNAFYNSSSLVTLDLNYNNFMGPISNWFGNLSVLSVLLLKANHFAAIDSQAKSH, encoded by the exons atgatgatgaaaaaaatgtgGGTTTGGATGTTGCTAACATTATTGACCTATGGTCGTTGTTATGGGTGTTTGGAGGAGGAGAGGATTGGTCTCTTGGAGATCAAGGCTTTGATCAATCCAAACAGCATCTTCGGGCATTTGGGCGACTGGACAGCCAATAAAGAGGATATTGCTAATTGTTGTGATTGGTCTATGATTGAGTGTGATTCCACTACAAGGCGTGTGATCCATCTCTCTCTCGCGGGTGCAAGGGATTTCCGCTTGGGGGACTGGGTTCTCAACGCATCTTTGTTTCTGCCTTTTAAAGAACTGCAAAGTCTTGATTTGAACAAAAATAGATTAGTTGGTTGCTCTGAGAATCAAG GCTTCGAAGTCCTATCATCTAAGCTAAGGAAACTGAATGCCCTTGACCTCAGTGGTAATCGTTTtagtaataattttatatcatgTTTCAATGGGCTTTCATCTCTCAGGTCTTTGGATCTGTCCAGCAATCTGCTGAAAGGATCAGCTGACTTCTATG GTTTCAAAGTCTTGTCATCAAGGTTAAAAAAACTAGAGAGCCTTCGCCTAAAGATGAATGGATACAATGATAGCATTTTTTCAACTCTAACTGGATTTTCATCTCTCAAGTCTTTGGATCTATCATACAATCAGTTGACAGGATCAGCTGGCTTCAATG CTTTTCAACTCCAACCGATGAGGCTGGGGAAACTAGAGAACCTTTACTTGAGTCGCAATCAACTGAACAGCAACATCTCATCAATTCTAAGTGGGCTTTTATCCCTCAAGTCTTTGGATCTATCATATAATATGCTGAGAGGATCAAGTATCAATG GTTTTGACGCCCTACCATCAAAATTGAGGGAACTAGAGAGCCTTGACTTAAGCTATAATAGATTCAACGACAGCGATTTATCTTATTTGTGTGAATTTCCATCCCTCAAGTCTCTAAATCTATCAGGCAATATGTTCTTAGGATCAACGACTATCAATG GTTTAAGGAAGTTGGAGGTCCTTAGTCTGAACGAGCTCACCATTAGTGGAAGTACTTTGCTGCAGTCATTGGGAGCATTGCCATCCCTAAAGACCCTTTCTCTTAAGGAAACTAATTTAAGCGGGACGTCAATAAGTCAAG ggagttttttcaattcaaccacCCTTGAAGAGTTGATACTCGACGGCAGTTCTTTCCCCACAAACTATCTTCAGAATATTGGAGCATTTTCAGCGCTTAAAATTCTGTCTTTTAGTGGTTGTGATCTCAATAGCACCTTACCAGCAAAAG ATTGGTGTGAATTGAAGAATCTAGAGCAGTTAGATATCTCTTGGAATAATCTAAAGGGTTCACTCCCAGATTGTTTTAGAAACTTGACATCTCTACAACTATTAGATGTTTCTGGGAATCGATTTGTTGGAAATATTGCCTCCGGTCCTCTTACCAATCTCAAATCCCTTGAATTCCTCTCATTATCAAATAACCACTTTGAAGTCCCACTTTCATTTAATTCCTTCATGAACCACTCAAAACTCAAGTTCTTCATATGTGACCACAACACACTAATAGGAGACAAAGCTGGCTTTCAGAATTTCATTCCGAAGTTCCAACTGATGTTTTTCAGCTTGTCAAGTAGAACATCTAAAGCACTCAATGCAGATATTCCCAACTTTCTCTATAGCCAATATGACTTGAGAATCCTTGATCTCTCCCAAAACAATTTCAATGGAATGTTCCCATCGTGGTTACTTAAGAACAACACGAGGTTAGAACAACTATACTTGAGGGAGAACTCTTTTGTTGGTCCTTTGATATTGCAGAACCAGCCAAATCCTTATATGAATGTCATAGATATATCAAACAACAACATACATGGTCAAATTCCAAGAAATATGTGTTTGGTTCTTCCAAATGTGTCAAAATTAAGGATGCATATGAATGGACTGATAGGTTCCCTTCCTTCTTGTTTTGGAAACATGAGCTCTCTAGAATATATGGATTTATCTGACAATCAGTTGTCTAGAGTAAAACTAGAGCAGTTGAAGAGTTCATGGTTTGTCAAGCTATCAAACAACAATTTGGGTGAGCAGCTACCTCCTTCAATCTTCAACTCATCTGCTTTCCTATATCTATACCTTGACGGCAACAACTTTACGGGGCAGATATCAGGTTTTCCACCTCCTAATTGGATACGTTTGAGTGCATTGGATATCAGTAACAATCAATTATCAGGCATGCTTCCAACGTGGATGGGCAATTTTTCATATCTCCAAGCAATTGATTTGTCTAGAAATCATTTTGAGGGTCCAATTCCTAGAGATTTCTGCGACCTTGGCAACCTTAAATATTTGGACATGTCTGAGAACTATTTGTTTGGTTCTGTACCATCTTGCTTCAGCCCATCAACAATAAAACATATCCATCTATCCAAAAATCAATTGAGCGGTCCATTAACAAATGCATTTTATAACAGCTCTTCCTTGGTCACGTTGGATCTCAATTACAACAACTTCATGGGCCCAATTTCAAATTGGTTTGGCAATCTTTCGGTCTTGAGTGTTCTTCTTCTGAAAGCTAATCATTTTGCTG CAATAGATTCTCAGGCGAAATCCCATTAG